The Thermus oshimai DSM 12092 genome contains the following window.
GGTCTCCGCGGACGATGTGGAAAGCCACAAGCGCTTCGCGGAGAAGTACCGCCTGAACTTCCCCCTCCTGGCGGACCCGGGCCGCGAGGCCATCCTGGCCTACGGGGCCTGGGGGAAGAAGAACCTGTACGGGAAGGCGTACGAAGGGGTTCTCCGGCAAACCTTCCTCATAGACCCCGAGGGGCGCATCGCCAAGATCTGGCGGAAGGTCTCCCCCGAGGGGCATGCGGAGGAAGTGGCGGAGGCCCTTCTCGCCCTAAAGGGGGCTTAGGATATGGAAAAGCCCCTCGAGGCCTACAAGAAGGAGGCCGCCCACGCCGCGGTGGCCTTCGTGGAAGACGGCATGGTGGTGGGCCTGGGCACGGGCTCCACCGCCCGCTACGCCGTCCTCGAGCTCGCCCGGAGGCTTAGGGAGGGGGAGCTAAGGGACGTGAAGGGGGTCCCCACCTCCGAGGCCACCCGGGACCTGGCCCTGAAGGAGGGCATCCCCCTCATAGACCTCCCCCCGGAAGGGGTGGATCTGGCCATTGACGGGGCCGACGAGATCGCCCCCGGCCTCCTCCTCATCAAGGGGCTTGGGGGGGCCCTTCTGCGGGAGAAGATCGTGGAGGCCACCGCCCGGGAGTT
Protein-coding sequences here:
- the rpiA gene encoding ribose-5-phosphate isomerase RpiA, with the translated sequence MEKPLEAYKKEAAHAAVAFVEDGMVVGLGTGSTARYAVLELARRLREGELRDVKGVPTSEATRDLALKEGIPLIDLPPEGVDLAIDGADEIAPGLLLIKGLGGALLREKIVEATAREFIVIADHTKKVPVLGRGPVPVEIVPFGHRATLRAIAALGGEPELRMDGDEFYFTDSGHLIADCRFGPIGDPFGLHKALLEIPGVVETGLFLSLATRALVAGPLGVEELLP
- the bcp gene encoding thioredoxin-dependent thiol peroxidase, with protein sequence MEVGDLAPEFALPDQEGKVHRLSDYRGRWVVLYFYPKDDTPGCTKEACGFRDEKGRLESLGAVVLGVSADDVESHKRFAEKYRLNFPLLADPGREAILAYGAWGKKNLYGKAYEGVLRQTFLIDPEGRIAKIWRKVSPEGHAEEVAEALLALKGA